One window of the Esox lucius isolate fEsoLuc1 chromosome 8, fEsoLuc1.pri, whole genome shotgun sequence genome contains the following:
- the slc34a2b gene encoding solute carrier family 34 member 2b produces the protein MAPRPESGDGQSPTVDEDAGVLPAYSTMDLVDKNKDPDGDDPWNLPDLQETGMKWSEIDTKGKVMRVLTSIAKFFLMVGFLYMFVCSLDVLSSAFQLVGGKAAGDIFQDNEVLSNPVAGLVIGVLVTVLVQSSSTSSSIVVSMVSSGLLEVQSAVPVIMGANIGTSVTNTIVAMMQAGDRNEFRRAFAGATVHDFFNWLSVLVLLPLEAITGVLYKLTKVVIDSFDIQGGDNAPDLLNVITDPLTNSIIELDKSVINGIATGDPAAMNKSLIKIWCKTEKITTLENKTVSSADNCTVGAPCWVVGNQTWTQINVTETINLERCSHIFAYSDLPDLAVGLILLAVSLLILCSCLILIVKLLNSMLKGQVAVVIKKVLNTDFPFPFGWVTGYIAIMVGAGMTFIVQSSSVFTSAITPLVGIGVISLERAYPLTLGSNIGTTTTAILAAMASPGEKLANSLQIALCHFFFNIAGILLWYPFPFTRVPIRLARALGNRTAKYRWFAALYLLLCFFLLPLAILGLSMAGWQVLVGVAVPIVILAVFVMVVNLMQTHCPRYLPSVLRTWDFLPRPLHSMAPLDRVVTSGMGFCATRCCCCCKCCQRTEDEEEGGKERKRSLEMYDNPALTKDDEQPGAAKETAKSTHL, from the exons ATGGCTCCTCGTCCAGAATCTggagatggtcaatctcccactgTTG ATGAAGACGCAGGTGTGCTGCCAGCATATTCCACCATGGACCTGGTGGACAAGAACAAGGATCCAGATGGGGATGACCCCTGGAACCTCCCTGACCTGCAGGAAACTGGAATGAAGTGGTCTG AGATTGATACCAAAGGGAAGGTTATGCGGGTTCTGACCTCCATTGCCAAGTTTTTTCTGATGGTTGGATTTCTCTACATGTTTGTCTGCTCTCTGGATGTCCTGAGCTCTGCTTTTCAGCTTGTTGGAG GTAAGGCCGCCGGGGACATCTTCCAGGACAATGAAGTGCTGTCAAACCCTGTGGCTGGCCTGGTGATTGGAGTGTTGGTCACAGTGTTGGTGCAAAGCTCCAGCACATCCTCCTCCATTGTAGTCAGCATGGTGTCTTCTGGAT TGTTGGAGGTCCAGTCTGCGGTGCCGGTCATTATGGGAGCCAACATTGGAACTTCTGTCACCAACACCATCGTGGCCATGATGCAGGCAGGAGATAGAAATGAGTTCCGCAG GGCCTTTGCTGGTGCCACGGTCCATGACTTCTTCAACTGGCTGTCTGTGCTGGTCCTGCTGCCTCTGGAGGCAATCACAGGCGTACTGTACAAACTCACTAAGGTTGTCATTGACTCCTTCGACATCCAGGGAGGCGACAACGCCCCTGACCTGCTCAACGTAATCACAGACCCTCTCACCAACTCCATCATAGAG CTGGACAAATCTGTCATCAATGGCATTGCTACCGGTGACCCAGCGGCCATGAACAAGAGTTTAATCAAAATCTGGTGCAAAACCGAGAAAATCACG ACTCTTGAGAATAAAACAGTTTCCTCAGCTGACAACTGCACAGTCGGCGCCCCCTGTTGGGTGGTAGGCAACCAGACATGGACCCAGATAAATGTGACTGAGACAATTAATCTAGAGAGAT GCAGCCATATCTTTGCCTATTCTGATCTGCCCGACCTGGCTGTGGGACTAATCTTGCTGGCCGTGTCCCTGCTCATCCTGTGTTCCTGCCTCATCCTCATCGTCAAGCTGCTCAACTCCATGCTCAAGGGACAGGTTGCTGTGGTCATCAAGAAGGTTCTTAACACAG ACTTCCCATTCCCCTTCGGCTGGGTCACCGGTTACATTGCCATCATGGTCGGAGCAGGGATGACCTTCATCGTCCAGAGCAGCTCTGTCTTCACCTCTGCAATAACTCCTCTTGTTG GTATCGGTGTTATCAGCCTGGAAAGAGCCTATCCCCTGACATTGGGCTCAAATATTGGCACAACCACCACAGCTATTCTTGCTGCTATGGCTTCTCCTGGAGAAAAACTGGCCAACTCACTCCAG ATTGCGCTGTGCCATTTCTTCTTCAACATAGCGGGAATCCTGCTGTGGTACCCCTTCCCCTTCACTAGGGTCCCCATCCGCTTGGCCAGAGCCCTGGGGAACCGCACAGCCAAGTACCGGTGGTTTGCAGCACTCTACCTCCTGCTCTGCTTCTTCCTCCTGCCCCTGGCCATCCTGGGGCTCTCCATGGCTGGCTGGCAGGTCCTGGTGGGGGTGGCCGTGCCCATTGTCATCCTCGCCGTCTTCGTCATGGTGGTCAACCTGATGCAGACACATTGTCCGCGCTACCTGCCCAGCGTGCTGCGGACCTGGGACTTCCTTCCCCGTCCTCTGCATTCAATGGCCCCCTTGGACCGCGTGGTGACGTCTGGGATGGGGTTCTGCGCCACccgctgctgctgctgctgcaagTGCTGCCAGAGgactgaggatgaggaggaaggcgggaaggagaggaagaggagtttgGAGATGTATGATAACCCAGCCCTGACCAAAGACGATGAGCAACCAGGGGCTGCCAAGGAAACCGCAAAATCAACACATCTCTAA